One Vespa velutina chromosome 19, iVesVel2.1, whole genome shotgun sequence DNA segment encodes these proteins:
- the LOC124955910 gene encoding major facilitator superfamily domain-containing protein 6 isoform X1 — MQNYGHEDYDYGVQEGTIGQDEQHTASGRNLPQVPGVRPMVDPQAQGEVDPTLYPEPKEATHKIRGKSDFLEYLFGSVDQELLTVKTFYFFFYSAFGSLFPLMGVYFKQMGMNAAQCGLLIGIRPLIEFLSAPFWGSLADRWQKGKLILLASLSCWIIFTLPLGFIQPPATSCMVKENFTSFLKASSPGQRIVKRSIDLDECYHAPTEDEYLEVAANVVFERLRRNADDNEIFDRTKAFDDQVKTNVIEQNEIKKINDNNNEEAHTIYDLENNRVRKRRAASNEENTSSGDLRYEQLVFEDDTSDPNAKIIDFEALQRKNRPADVLEYKRFLKNEPLEAGRVPKKAYQGRTKERIKPPKEKMMVRREIHQDQEISHANFDNNEATWSSMKSLRKLLFLEEEEFEEREEGKDEAFQDETLVRNKRNVRNSVGQSPLPVTYAVNYNEKENNGWVKPLFSSIVYRLPDIHKTFFLLLLLVVVGEFFSAPAITLADSAVITLLGEDADRYGHQRMFGSLGWGLAMFFVGIALDHSTAFPDHPCDPDAREKNYTICFAIFCVLMGAALITALQINFKYDVVASEPEVAKIPAEPTREEQLQSQLSQQLNLPGLQDSSAAVNPKPLPPEGQTKMFAQTIREIPEWVTVLKQFKDLKCSSFLFVAWWMGFGIGLIFTFLFWHLQDYGGSPTLFGVASVINHISEIFAYFFSFKLITQIGHVKVLCLGLAGNVIRFLYISWLVKPWWVLPFEFIQGITHAAVWAACCSYIAHNTPQHLRSSAQGVLQGLHHGLGRGCGAVIGGMFVTAYGTTTTFRVYGLTCLVVLAAFIFINFYRKDTGFVSDLPQTEDPHQVAEVTHLAPHGVPSNAIPRALSSTRLHELANQESGYGATYQTTGGNLDVPGVNGGAVNPTNPFLNGGGGGGGGGYNYGMTGKGEDEYIRRSFKVYNEVVGKEYDLAKPPPIETHLHAQQPCTNPFHQHDYDW, encoded by the exons ATGCAGAACTATGGCCACGAGGATTACGACTATGGCGTACAGGAAGGAACAATTGGACAGGATGAGCAACATACGGCATCCGGAAGGAATCTTCCTCAGGTGCCAGGAGTCAGGCCCATGGTCGATCCTCAAGCTCAGGGTGAGGTCGACCCTACTCTATATCCCGAACCCAAGGAAGCCACGCACAAGATTAGGGGTAAGAGTGACTTCTTAGAATACCTCTTTGGTTCCGTCGATCAAGAACTTCTCACGGTCAAGaccttttacttcttcttctattcggCCTTcggctctctctttcctcttatgGGAGTTTATTTCAAGCAAATGGGTATGAATGCAGCTCAGTGCGGTTTACTTATTGGAATCAGACCTCTCATTGAATTCCTTAGTGCACCTTTCTGGGGTTCTTTAGCTGACAG ATGGCAAAAAGGTAAGCTGATTCTGTTAGCTTCTCTTTCCTGTTGGATTATCTTTACGCTACCTCTGGGCTTCATTCAACCTCCTGCCACGAGTTGTATGGTCAAAGAGAATTTTACTAGTTTCTTGAAGGCATCCAGCCCGGGACAGAGGATCGTTAAGAGATCGATTGATCTGGACGAATGTTATCATGCTCCAACCGAAGACGAATACTTGGAAGTCGCAGCAAACGTCGTCTTCGAAAGATTAAGACGAAACGCCGACGATAACGAGATCTTCGATCGTACAAAAGCATTCGATGATCAAGTTAAGACTAATGTGATCGAGCAAAATGAGATTAAAAagatcaatgataataacaacgagGAAGCTCATACAATCTATGatcttgaaaataatcgagTAAGAAAACGTCGAGCTGCTTCGAACGAAGAGAATACTTCTTCCGGAGATCTGAGGTACGAACAATTGGTTTTCGAGGACGATACTAGCGATCCTAATGCAAAGATCATCGATTTCGAGGCTTTACAACGAAAAAATCGTCCAGCTGATGTGCTCGAATATAAACGTTTTCTCAAA AATGAGCCCCTTGAAGCAGGTAGAGTACCTAAAAAGGCGTATCAAGGTCgaacaaaggaaagaataaagccaccaaaagaaaagatgatggTTCGTCGTGAGATTCATCAAGATCAGGAAATATCTCATGCTAATTTTGATAACAACGAGGCTACATGGTCAAGTATGAAGAGTCTAAGGAAACTGTTGTTTTTGGAGGAAGAAGAgttcgaagagagagaagaaggaaaagacgaGGCATTCCAGGACGAAACGTTAGttagaaataaacgaaatgtGCGAAATTCAGTTGGACAAAGTCCTCTGCCCGTTACCTATGCcgttaattataacgaaaaggAGAACAATGGTTGGGTCAAGCCGCTTTTCAGTTCCATCGTATACAGATTACCg gatataCACAAAACGTTCTTcctcttattattgttagtcgTAGTTGGCGAATTTTTCTCAGCTCCTGCCATAACACTCGCAGACTCTGCTGTGATTACTTTACTCGGTGAAGATGCCGATAG GTACGGACATCAACGAATGTTCGGAAGTTTAGGATGGGGATTGGCCATGTTCTTTGTTGGTATTGCTCTCGATCATAGTACGGCTTTCCCAGATCATCCTTGCGATCCGGATGctagagaaaagaattatacgATTTGCTTTGCCATCTTTTGCGTTCTTATGGGTGCTGCGCTTATAACGGCGTTAcagataaatttcaaatatgacGTCGTTGCTTCTGAACCG GAAGTGGCGAAAATACCGGCTGAACCAACCAGAGAAGAACAGCTTCAGAGTCAGCTGTCGCAACAGTTGAATCTTCCAGGCCTGCAGGATTCCTCGGCCGCGGTCAATCCAAAGCCGTTGCCTCCGGAAGGCCAA ACAAAAATGTTTGCTCAAACGATACGAGAGATTCCAGAATGGGTGACAGTTCTGAAACAATTTAAAGATCTCAAATGtagttctttccttttcgtcgCTTGGTGGATGGGTTTCGGTATCGGACTCatcttcacttttcttttctggcATCTTCAAGATTATGGTGGTTCACCTACTCTCTTCGGCGTTGCCTCCGTGATAAATCACATATCCGAGATCTTCGCTTATTTCTTCAGTTTCAAATTGATTACACAAATTGGTCACGTTAAG GTTCTGTGCCTTGGTTTAGCAGGAAACGTAATAcgtttcctttatatatcttgGCTCGTCAAGCCGTGGTGGGTTTTACCTTTCGAATTTATTCAAGGGATCACTCATGCCGCAGTTTGGGCAGCCTGTTGCAGTTACATCGCCCATAACACGCCGCAACATTTGCGTTCAAGTGCCCAAGGAGTTCTTCAAGGATTACATCATGGTCTTGGAAGAGGATGTGGTGCGGTGATTGGTGGCATGTTTGTCACTGCTTATG gtACCACGACGACCTTCCGAGTTTACGGCCTCACCTGCCTTGTCGTTTTAGCGGCCTTCATTTTCATCAACTTTTACAGGAAAGATACAGGCTTTGTTTCTGATTTACCGCAAACCGAGGATCCTCATCAAGTAGCCGAGGTTACGCATCTAGCGCCTCATGGTGTACCAAGCAATGCTATTCCGAGAGCACTCAGTTCCACTCGGCTCCACGAACTGGCTAATCAAGAATCTGGATATGGTGCGACCTACCAAACCACTGGCGGTAACTTAGATGTCCCTGGAGTTAACGGAG GTGCGGTCAACCCAACGAATCCATTCCTGaatggcggcggcggcggcggtggcggcggatATAATTACGGTATGACCGGCAAAGGAGAGGACGAGTATATCCGTAGGAGCTTCAAG gTTTATAATGAGGTGGTAGGTAAAGAGTACGATTTGGCAAAGCCACCTCCAATAGAGACCCACCTGCACGCCCAACAACCATGCACCAATCCGTTTCATCAGCACGATTATGACTGGTAA
- the LOC124955910 gene encoding major facilitator superfamily domain-containing protein 6 isoform X2, with translation MQNYGHEDYDYGVQEGTIGQDEQHTASGRNLPQVPGVRPMVDPQAQGEVDPTLYPEPKEATHKIRGKSDFLEYLFGSVDQELLTVKTFYFFFYSAFGSLFPLMGVYFKQMGMNAAQCGLLIGIRPLIEFLSAPFWGSLADRWQKGKLILLASLSCWIIFTLPLGFIQPPATSCMVKENFTSFLKASSPGQRIVKRSIDLDECYHAPTEDEYLEVAANVVFERLRRNADDNEIFDRTKAFDDQVKTNVIEQNEIKKINDNNNEEAHTIYDLENNRVRKRRAASNEENTSSGDLRYEQLVFEDDTSDPNAKIIDFEALQRKNRPADVLEYKRFLKNEPLEAGRVPKKAYQGRTKERIKPPKEKMMVRREIHQDQEISHANFDNNEATWSSMKSLRKLLFLEEEEFEEREEGKDEAFQDETLVRNKRNVRNSVGQSPLPVTYAVNYNEKENNGWVKPLFSSIVYRLPDIHKTFFLLLLLVVVGEFFSAPAITLADSAVITLLGEDADRYGHQRMFGSLGWGLAMFFVGIALDHSTAFPDHPCDPDAREKNYTICFAIFCVLMGAALITALQINFKYDVVASEPEVAKIPAEPTREEQLQSQLSQQLNLPGLQDSSAAVNPKPLPPEGQTKMFAQTIREIPEWVTVLKQFKDLKCSSFLFVAWWMGFGIGLIFTFLFWHLQDYGGSPTLFGVASVINHISEIFAYFFSFKLITQIGHVKVLCLGLAGNVIRFLYISWLVKPWWVLPFEFIQGITHAAVWAACCSYIAHNTPQHLRSSAQGVLQGLHHGLGRGCGAVIGGMFVTAYGTTTTFRVYGLTCLVVLAAFIFINFYRKDTGFVSDLPQTEDPHQVAEVTHLAPHGVPSNAIPRALSSTRLHELANQESGYGATYQTTGGNLDVPGVNGGAVNPTNPFLNGGGGGGGGGYNYGL, from the exons ATGCAGAACTATGGCCACGAGGATTACGACTATGGCGTACAGGAAGGAACAATTGGACAGGATGAGCAACATACGGCATCCGGAAGGAATCTTCCTCAGGTGCCAGGAGTCAGGCCCATGGTCGATCCTCAAGCTCAGGGTGAGGTCGACCCTACTCTATATCCCGAACCCAAGGAAGCCACGCACAAGATTAGGGGTAAGAGTGACTTCTTAGAATACCTCTTTGGTTCCGTCGATCAAGAACTTCTCACGGTCAAGaccttttacttcttcttctattcggCCTTcggctctctctttcctcttatgGGAGTTTATTTCAAGCAAATGGGTATGAATGCAGCTCAGTGCGGTTTACTTATTGGAATCAGACCTCTCATTGAATTCCTTAGTGCACCTTTCTGGGGTTCTTTAGCTGACAG ATGGCAAAAAGGTAAGCTGATTCTGTTAGCTTCTCTTTCCTGTTGGATTATCTTTACGCTACCTCTGGGCTTCATTCAACCTCCTGCCACGAGTTGTATGGTCAAAGAGAATTTTACTAGTTTCTTGAAGGCATCCAGCCCGGGACAGAGGATCGTTAAGAGATCGATTGATCTGGACGAATGTTATCATGCTCCAACCGAAGACGAATACTTGGAAGTCGCAGCAAACGTCGTCTTCGAAAGATTAAGACGAAACGCCGACGATAACGAGATCTTCGATCGTACAAAAGCATTCGATGATCAAGTTAAGACTAATGTGATCGAGCAAAATGAGATTAAAAagatcaatgataataacaacgagGAAGCTCATACAATCTATGatcttgaaaataatcgagTAAGAAAACGTCGAGCTGCTTCGAACGAAGAGAATACTTCTTCCGGAGATCTGAGGTACGAACAATTGGTTTTCGAGGACGATACTAGCGATCCTAATGCAAAGATCATCGATTTCGAGGCTTTACAACGAAAAAATCGTCCAGCTGATGTGCTCGAATATAAACGTTTTCTCAAA AATGAGCCCCTTGAAGCAGGTAGAGTACCTAAAAAGGCGTATCAAGGTCgaacaaaggaaagaataaagccaccaaaagaaaagatgatggTTCGTCGTGAGATTCATCAAGATCAGGAAATATCTCATGCTAATTTTGATAACAACGAGGCTACATGGTCAAGTATGAAGAGTCTAAGGAAACTGTTGTTTTTGGAGGAAGAAGAgttcgaagagagagaagaaggaaaagacgaGGCATTCCAGGACGAAACGTTAGttagaaataaacgaaatgtGCGAAATTCAGTTGGACAAAGTCCTCTGCCCGTTACCTATGCcgttaattataacgaaaaggAGAACAATGGTTGGGTCAAGCCGCTTTTCAGTTCCATCGTATACAGATTACCg gatataCACAAAACGTTCTTcctcttattattgttagtcgTAGTTGGCGAATTTTTCTCAGCTCCTGCCATAACACTCGCAGACTCTGCTGTGATTACTTTACTCGGTGAAGATGCCGATAG GTACGGACATCAACGAATGTTCGGAAGTTTAGGATGGGGATTGGCCATGTTCTTTGTTGGTATTGCTCTCGATCATAGTACGGCTTTCCCAGATCATCCTTGCGATCCGGATGctagagaaaagaattatacgATTTGCTTTGCCATCTTTTGCGTTCTTATGGGTGCTGCGCTTATAACGGCGTTAcagataaatttcaaatatgacGTCGTTGCTTCTGAACCG GAAGTGGCGAAAATACCGGCTGAACCAACCAGAGAAGAACAGCTTCAGAGTCAGCTGTCGCAACAGTTGAATCTTCCAGGCCTGCAGGATTCCTCGGCCGCGGTCAATCCAAAGCCGTTGCCTCCGGAAGGCCAA ACAAAAATGTTTGCTCAAACGATACGAGAGATTCCAGAATGGGTGACAGTTCTGAAACAATTTAAAGATCTCAAATGtagttctttccttttcgtcgCTTGGTGGATGGGTTTCGGTATCGGACTCatcttcacttttcttttctggcATCTTCAAGATTATGGTGGTTCACCTACTCTCTTCGGCGTTGCCTCCGTGATAAATCACATATCCGAGATCTTCGCTTATTTCTTCAGTTTCAAATTGATTACACAAATTGGTCACGTTAAG GTTCTGTGCCTTGGTTTAGCAGGAAACGTAATAcgtttcctttatatatcttgGCTCGTCAAGCCGTGGTGGGTTTTACCTTTCGAATTTATTCAAGGGATCACTCATGCCGCAGTTTGGGCAGCCTGTTGCAGTTACATCGCCCATAACACGCCGCAACATTTGCGTTCAAGTGCCCAAGGAGTTCTTCAAGGATTACATCATGGTCTTGGAAGAGGATGTGGTGCGGTGATTGGTGGCATGTTTGTCACTGCTTATG gtACCACGACGACCTTCCGAGTTTACGGCCTCACCTGCCTTGTCGTTTTAGCGGCCTTCATTTTCATCAACTTTTACAGGAAAGATACAGGCTTTGTTTCTGATTTACCGCAAACCGAGGATCCTCATCAAGTAGCCGAGGTTACGCATCTAGCGCCTCATGGTGTACCAAGCAATGCTATTCCGAGAGCACTCAGTTCCACTCGGCTCCACGAACTGGCTAATCAAGAATCTGGATATGGTGCGACCTACCAAACCACTGGCGGTAACTTAGATGTCCCTGGAGTTAACGGAG GTGCGGTCAACCCAACGAATCCATTCCTGaatggcggcggcggcggcggtggcggcggatATAATTACG gTTTATAA